The Deltaproteobacteria bacterium nucleotide sequence AGCGATCTCTTGAACAACCTTTGTTCAGTCGCTAATCGAAGAGCGGCTTACCTGGCCGGTACGAGCCGTTCTGTCGGGAGGGGGTGGCCGTTAAGGCCGCTTCCTACCCGGATTGAGAAAAGGTTATAAGAAGAGGCAACAAAGCCCTGCTGAGAGGGCTTAGGAAACCAATACCCACGCGATATGGCCAGGATGATTTGACAAATTTATGCGCCTCGGGCGTAATTTGTCAGGAATCGAGTTCAAAAGGAAACTTTTTGTATAAAACAGGAAAATTCAAAGGTCTCGACTTATGCCTAAGGGTATCAGAAAACTGTTAGATGATATTGATGAAGTATTGTTACTGGCTTTTATCGACAACCCTTATGAATGTCCCATTCTGATCGATGAAAAGGGCATCATCCGTTACATGAGTCGTTACAATAGCAAGGTTTATGGGATGAGACCGGAGGAGGCCGTGGGGAAGCACATCAAGGAGGTGGTCAAGACCTCTCGCCTGGATACCGTGCTAAGGACGGGAAAGGCCGAGATCGGCAAGGAGTTTTACGTGGGGGGGCGAAAGCGGATCATTGCCAGGCTACCCCTGAGGGACGCTGAGGGCCGGGTAGTCGGCGGCGTGGCCAAACTCATGTTTCACCACGCGGAAAAGATTTCCGAACTGTATCATCGTATGGAGATTCTTGAAGAGCATCTCAAATACTATCAGAGCGAGATCGCATCCCTGAAGCGGGTCGCCTATGGAATGGGGCGGCTTATCGGCGAGTCCAAACCCATGCGTGAGGTAAAGAAGTTGGTGCTTCAGGCCGCCGCGAGTGATGCCTCGGTTTTGATTACAGGGGAATCCGGTACGGGCAAGGAACTTCTCGCCGAAACAATCCACCAGAAAAGCAATAGGGCCGCGGGGCCTCTCATCAAGGTGAACTGTGCGGCCATCCCCCATGATCTTATCGAAAGTGAACTCTTCGGCTATGAAGGCGGTTCATTTACCGGCGCCCGGGAGCGCGGCAAGCCCGGAAAATTCGAACTGGCCAACGGGGGAACGATTTTCCTGGACGAGATCGGGGACATGCCCCTCCGGATGCAGGCCAAACTCCTGCGGGTGATTCAGGAATACGAGATCGAGCGGATAGGGGGGACGAAGCCGGTCAAGCTCGATTTCCGTGTCATTGCCGCAACGAACCGGGATATCGAAAAGATGATCAAAAACGGGAGCTTTCGCATTGATCTTTACTACCGGATCAACGTTTTTGAAATTAATGCCCCCAGCCTCCGAGACATGGTGGAGGACATTCCGAGAATTGCTTATCATTTCCTGTCCATTTACAGAGAAAAGCGGCCTCAATCTCCCAAGCGCATATCGGACGAGGCGATGGAACTACTCAAGCGTTACAGTTGGCCCGGAAATGTGAGGGAGCTGAGAAACATTATAGAAAGAGCCATGACCGTTGCCGAAGGAAATGAAATTACCGTTAAGGATCTGCCCAAGCGGATACGGGAGTTTTATCGGGAGGGCTACGATAATATGCATGTCACGGGGCCTCTGCGTGAAATGCTCATGGATGCCGAACGGCGTATTATTTGCGAGGCCTTGCGGATGGCGGACGGGAACAAGAGCAAGGCGGCCCGGATCCTGGGGATTCACAGGACCGGCCTGTACCAGAAAATGAAACGATACGGTCTGAGTGTATAATATTTTCTATATGCAGCGTTATCTATTAACCACCAGCAAGCAGGGGAATCTGCGCTGTTCTTTGCTTCCCCCCTGAAGAGGGCAGCGGTATTGTAGAAAAATTTCTACAATACCGCCTTGCGGCTGGACGGATTCCCTTCACTTCACGAAAGAAAGCATCTGGAAGTAATATGAAAATCAGGCAGATGCGCTCCATTAGCATTTACTGGCCTGCTATTTGCATCTCTAATACTCATAGAGCCGGAATCGATGGGCTCGGTTGAGGTTCCTGAGGGCGGGGAACCAACTTCCTGAGGGAATCGCAGTTCGGTAAGAGATGGGGATTAAAAAATGGGCGCCGTCAGCACACAGCCTTTGGCCCTGTGGGGGGATGCGTCGCAATGAGCAAAAATGGCACAAATAGAACATTTTGATAGGAGCCACTACGCTGACGTCTGCCTACCCCATTCGGAATTCAGGAATTTTCGGATGAAGTACAGAGCATTCGTTATGCGGGTTATGCGGAGGGACCTGGATCGGCGGCAGCGTTCCCCGGGAAGTCGATCAGTATCTGTGCAGGAGTATTTTGGAGCATTTTGTGGATTTTGAGGTCCCTGAGAAGCTTCGTCCCGTGCAGGAAAAGATTCGCGCTTTTGTGTTCGATGAACTGGAGCCGGTCTCGCGAATGGTTGAAGAGCAAGAATGAAGAAAAGGAAAAGGTCATAGGGGAAAAAAGTTCCAGATACTGGAGGTATTGTGATGGAAATTAAAAAGATCTTTGTTGTTGGAAGCGGCTTAATGGGAGCAGGGATTACGCAGGTCTGTGCCCAGGCCGGCTATGGGGTCACTATGATGGATGTCGAGGAGGAGATCATCCAGAAGGGGCTGAAGAACATTCAGTGGTCCGTCTCCAAGCTGGTGGAGAAGAAAAAGGTTGCAGGGACATGCGAGGAAATAATGGGAAGGATTACGTGGGATACCAGGCTGGAAGCTGCCGCCGATGCAGATTTTGTGTTTGAGGCCGTGTTCGAGGATTTGGAGCTCAAGAGCCGGGTGTTTTCGGAACTGGACAGGATCTGTGCTCCCGGAACCATTTTCGGCACCAACACGTCCGCCATACCCATCACCGAAATCGCAGAGGCGACCGGGAGGCCGGACAAGGTCGTGGGCACGCATTTTTTCAGCCCGGTTCCCATGATGAGGGTGGTGGAAGTCATCAAGGGCCTAAAGACCTCCGAGCAAACCCTGAAGACAGCCACCGAACTGTGCGAAAGCCTGGGAAAGGAGGTCATCAGGGTGAACAAGGATGTCGCGGGCTTTGCTCTGAACCGGTTCAATGCGCCTGCCACGGTTGAGGCCATCCGCCTGGTAGAATTGGGCGTGGTATCGGTGGAAGACCTGGACAAGGGCGCGAGACTCGGATTCGGGAGGCCGATGGGCCCGTTTGAAACGGGAGACATGGCAGGGCTGGACGTGGGACTGAACGCCATTTCAGCCATGTACCAGGAGACGGGAGATCCCAAGTTCAAACCCCCCATGCTTCTTCAGCGCAAGGTCAAGGCTGGGCAGCTCGGAAGAAAGACGGGTATCGGTTGGTACCGGTATGACGAAAACGGAAAGAAGATCGGACCCGCGGATTGAGGTGGTGGCTTTTCGCTGGGAAAACTCTAGATAAACACGAAAGGGGGTCTATTGATGTCCAGGAAATACGTGAGCTGCACGATTGAAGACAGGATTGCCGTTGTAACCATCGACAACCCTCCCATGAATGCGCTCTCCGATGCGGCCCGCGAAGAACTCGATGAGGTTTTCGAAGAGCTGGATGAGAATATCGAGAATGCCATGGCCGTTATTCTCACGGGCGCCGGCGAGAAGGCCTTTGTGGCAGGTGCCGATATCAAGGTTTTTCCAACCCTCAACCCCGAAATCGCAAGGAGGCGGTTGAAACGGGGGAAGGCCTTGTTGCTCAAGATCGAAAACTTCGACAGGCCCGTTATCTGCGCCATCAACGGCTTCTGCCTCGGCCTCGGCCTTGAGCTGGCCATGTGCTGCGATATCCGCATTGCCGCGGAGCATGCCAAGCTGGGGCAGCCGGAAATCAATGTGGGCGTCATCCCGGGTGCCGGGGGAACCCAGAGACTGGCCAGACTCGTGGGTGAAGGGATTGCAAAGGAGTTAATTTACACGGGTCGGTTCATTGATGCACAGGAGGCACAGCGGATCGGATTGGTGAACAAGGTGGTTCCGGGGAACGAACTGAGGCGCGAGGCTATGGAGATGGCCGAAGGCATTGCTGGCAAGCCTCCCCTAGCTGTCAGAGCCGCCAAGGAAGCGATCCATCAGGGGCTGAGTATGGCCCTGGATCAAGGGCTTGAGATCGAAATTGATCGCTGGAGCTACCTGTGCGGTACGGAAGATCAAAAGGAAGGGGCAGCGGCCTTTATTGAGAAACGCAAGCCTGTTTTCAAGGGAAGATAGCCCGCTGGTCTGCAAACACCGAGGCGGGGGCGTCTGCCAGTGACCCGTACCCCCCGGGAGGGCCTGAGGCCTGGACACGGACATCCTTCGGTGCCCACCGGGGCGGCGTCTTTCCTGTGGAAGCGGCAAATTATCAATCGGAGTCTTTTCGGAGGACAGGTATGACAGCATCACTCAGGGAATCTCTCGCGGCCATTGTGGGGGAGAAATACGTTAGCGAGCAGGAATACGTGAGGAAATCCTATACAAGGGGCCCGAGCTGGGGAAGAGGCGAGGCCCCAGCCATTGTGGTGAAGCCGTGCAAAACGGAAGAAGTGTCGGAGATCGTAAAGCTCGCCAACCAGCACAGCGTGCCCATCATCCCGCGCGGAGGCGGAGCCAGTACGGCGCTCGGCGGATTTCCGAAAAGCGAACGCGTTTCGGACAGTATCCTGGTGGATCTGACGCGCATGAACCGCTTCCTGTACCTGGATGAAGAAAACATGGTCGCCGCCGCAGAGGCGGGGATCGTCCTGAGCGATCTCTCCACCATCATTGCCGAAAGGGGTTACCACATGCACACCGTGGATATCCCCCAATACATCGATACCTTAGGCGGCGTCTTAAGCGGATTCAACGGCGGCGGAGAACCATCGGATCTCGCCGTGGTCGGGGAACTGGGCAATTTTATTCTTGGACTGGAAGTGGTTCTCCCCAATGGCGATATCATCACGACCGGCGCCGGACCCGGGACCAACCAGCATACAGAACATATGGTGGACAGGACGCCCGGATCTCCCAATATCACGGGGATGTTCCTGGGCGACGCTGGTGTCTTCGGGATCAAGACGCGGGTGTATTTCCGGGTTTTTCCTAAACAGGGCGAGTTCACTTACGGCGCATTTCAATTTGAGAGCTTTGAGGAGATGTGGGCGGTCTTCTCGAAGTTGATGCGAGTCAATCCCTATCTCTATACGAGGATGGTGGGCATCCTGCCCGTCTGGGAGAAGAAATGGACCATCTTCTACGTGATACGGGGGGCAAAAGAAGAAATTGCATTCAGGAAAGCCTGGCTCGAGACCCTGTGCCGGGAGGGCGGGGGTGAGGAGATATCCAACACGCTGGCCAGGGATATCATCATGACGTTTTCGGGGCGGCAGTTGGGCAAGTACTATGCCAGCCGGGGTAAGTTCAAGTATTTCGAACACATCTTGAGAAAGAGTGACGCGCCTGATTTCTTGCGGAAACAGGAAGGATTCATCAAGGAAAAGATGAGCGCCGCAGGACTGGACATATATGTCACAGACAGCGTCAAGTATATCGTCCCAAAGGAGCGTCACAGTGTAGTCATGGGGCATCTCTACTTCATGGACGAGGGCAAGATGAACGAAAAGGAGAAGGAAGCATTCGAACAGATCGGTTACGAGGAAGTAGATCATCTGCTGGAATACGGGGGATTTGTAGAGGGCGCTCAGGGAAACCTGACGCGGAAAAGCGCAAGCGTGTGGCAGCCGGAGTACCATCGTTTCGTGAAGGCTATCAAGAGCGCCCTTGATCCCAACAACATACTGAATCCTGGATTGTGGAGACTGTGATGATGGAGAAGGAGTATCTGAGAGCAATGGAATACAGCATCTATCGCTGTTCGGGGTTTGGCGTCTGCAAAGGCGGGTACAAGAAGGATATCTCGCCCTGCCCCATGTACATGGTATCGGCCGGTTTCGAAGCCGAGACGCCCAGGGGGCTCATGACCCTCGCGCGGGAGATCCTGGAAGGGCGTCTGGAATATACCAAAGAGATGGCCGACATGGTCTACCGATGCACGGCCTGCGGGAACTGTCGGATCTTGTGCGGGGCCACGGACCGGAAAACGGGTGCGGTGCTGGTGGACCCTTCCGCCGTAGCGTCGGCCATGCGTGCGGACCTGGTGGAAAACAGCCTCATCCCCCCGGCCGTGAGGGATTTTCTCAAGAATGTTTACCGTTATGGAAATCCCTATGGGGAACGTGCCGAAGACCGTGACCGGTGGGCGAGGGGTCTCGATATTGCCTTTTCCGGGCAGGAGTACCTTCTCTACGTCGGGTGTGTGGGTTCCTACGATGAACGGGGCCAGAAGATGGCCAGGGCCCTGGCTGGCCTGTTGAAGGAGGCGCGAGTGGAATTCGGCATCCTCGGCCGGGAGGAGCTGAACGACGGCAATGAGGTCAATATTGTCGGCGAAAAGGGCCTTTTTCAATATCTGGCGGAGGAAAACATACGGCGATTCAAAAGCCAAGGGGTCAGGAAGATCATTGCCCTTTCCCCGCATGCCTACAATACCATGAAAAATGATTATCCCGCCCATGGGGGCGATTTCGAGGTGTTTCATTATACGCAGATTTTGAGGGACTTGGTCGGCTCCGGAAGACTCCTGACGGGGGCCGGATCGGAAAAAACCGTCACGTATCATGACCCCTGTTTTCTGGGCCGG carries:
- a CDS encoding sigma 54-interacting transcriptional regulator, which encodes MPKGIRKLLDDIDEVLLLAFIDNPYECPILIDEKGIIRYMSRYNSKVYGMRPEEAVGKHIKEVVKTSRLDTVLRTGKAEIGKEFYVGGRKRIIARLPLRDAEGRVVGGVAKLMFHHAEKISELYHRMEILEEHLKYYQSEIASLKRVAYGMGRLIGESKPMREVKKLVLQAAASDASVLITGESGTGKELLAETIHQKSNRAAGPLIKVNCAAIPHDLIESELFGYEGGSFTGARERGKPGKFELANGGTIFLDEIGDMPLRMQAKLLRVIQEYEIERIGGTKPVKLDFRVIAATNRDIEKMIKNGSFRIDLYYRINVFEINAPSLRDMVEDIPRIAYHFLSIYREKRPQSPKRISDEAMELLKRYSWPGNVRELRNIIERAMTVAEGNEITVKDLPKRIREFYREGYDNMHVTGPLREMLMDAERRIICEALRMADGNKSKAARILGIHRTGLYQKMKRYGLSV
- a CDS encoding enoyl-CoA hydratase/isomerase family protein, giving the protein MSRKYVSCTIEDRIAVVTIDNPPMNALSDAAREELDEVFEELDENIENAMAVILTGAGEKAFVAGADIKVFPTLNPEIARRRLKRGKALLLKIENFDRPVICAINGFCLGLGLELAMCCDIRIAAEHAKLGQPEINVGVIPGAGGTQRLARLVGEGIAKELIYTGRFIDAQEAQRIGLVNKVVPGNELRREAMEMAEGIAGKPPLAVRAAKEAIHQGLSMALDQGLEIEIDRWSYLCGTEDQKEGAAAFIEKRKPVFKGR
- a CDS encoding 3-hydroxyacyl-CoA dehydrogenase family protein yields the protein MEIKKIFVVGSGLMGAGITQVCAQAGYGVTMMDVEEEIIQKGLKNIQWSVSKLVEKKKVAGTCEEIMGRITWDTRLEAAADADFVFEAVFEDLELKSRVFSELDRICAPGTIFGTNTSAIPITEIAEATGRPDKVVGTHFFSPVPMMRVVEVIKGLKTSEQTLKTATELCESLGKEVIRVNKDVAGFALNRFNAPATVEAIRLVELGVVSVEDLDKGARLGFGRPMGPFETGDMAGLDVGLNAISAMYQETGDPKFKPPMLLQRKVKAGQLGRKTGIGWYRYDENGKKIGPAD
- a CDS encoding FAD-binding oxidoreductase, whose protein sequence is MTASLRESLAAIVGEKYVSEQEYVRKSYTRGPSWGRGEAPAIVVKPCKTEEVSEIVKLANQHSVPIIPRGGGASTALGGFPKSERVSDSILVDLTRMNRFLYLDEENMVAAAEAGIVLSDLSTIIAERGYHMHTVDIPQYIDTLGGVLSGFNGGGEPSDLAVVGELGNFILGLEVVLPNGDIITTGAGPGTNQHTEHMVDRTPGSPNITGMFLGDAGVFGIKTRVYFRVFPKQGEFTYGAFQFESFEEMWAVFSKLMRVNPYLYTRMVGILPVWEKKWTIFYVIRGAKEEIAFRKAWLETLCREGGGEEISNTLARDIIMTFSGRQLGKYYASRGKFKYFEHILRKSDAPDFLRKQEGFIKEKMSAAGLDIYVTDSVKYIVPKERHSVVMGHLYFMDEGKMNEKEKEAFEQIGYEEVDHLLEYGGFVEGAQGNLTRKSASVWQPEYHRFVKAIKSALDPNNILNPGLWRL
- a CDS encoding (Fe-S)-binding protein, producing MMEKEYLRAMEYSIYRCSGFGVCKGGYKKDISPCPMYMVSAGFEAETPRGLMTLAREILEGRLEYTKEMADMVYRCTACGNCRILCGATDRKTGAVLVDPSAVASAMRADLVENSLIPPAVRDFLKNVYRYGNPYGERAEDRDRWARGLDIAFSGQEYLLYVGCVGSYDERGQKMARALAGLLKEARVEFGILGREELNDGNEVNIVGEKGLFQYLAEENIRRFKSQGVRKIIALSPHAYNTMKNDYPAHGGDFEVFHYTQILRDLVGSGRLLTGAGSEKTVTYHDPCFLGRHNDEYDAPREVIRSIPGIRMVEMERNRTNSLCCGGGGGNFFTDIIGTRPESPARVRVREAVRTGAQILAVACPYCAKMFEDALKTEQLEDKLAVRDISELLLESIREEGEAK